The Triticum aestivum cultivar Chinese Spring chromosome 3A, IWGSC CS RefSeq v2.1, whole genome shotgun sequence genome includes a region encoding these proteins:
- the LOC123059162 gene encoding putative F-box protein At3g52320 has translation MMRGSKKKKKKWDTGRSPVSELPDDLLVEIISRLIYKSTCCCQCVSTRWRDLISHPDHRKKLSQSTLAGFFFETWDTKKVSRRYQSVSGNWRPPINSSLSFLPRCEKLHILDCCNGLLLCKCWQDTDRKILDYVVCNPATEKWVVVPATNWSSKLYKAHLGFDPVVSSHFHVFEFVPTYVWDGDKSGDHSQRYIKVVGIYSSKAGVWTRQRAWDLPIETVHFIGSAFLTGILYLTSNNDLVATVDVDGNCSSVRVPKPHCPGCAYDVYVSRGHLYIANCDASEISIWVLEDFSTAKWTLKLNVSYELLFGTRYSSHDDHCCVISAHPEHNVIFIIVKYTLYWRSLVELFSYEMDSKELRLICDLGRESSFPYLSYVPLFSESLADEH, from the coding sequence ATGATGCGGggctccaagaagaagaagaagaagtgggacACGGGGAGGAGCCCGGTGTCCGAGCTCCCGGACGACCTCCTGGTCGAGATCATCTCGCGCTTGATCTACAAGTCCACCTGCTGTTGCCAGTGCGTCTCCACGCGCTGGCGCGATCTAATCTCCCACCCGGACCACCGCAAGAAGCTTTCTCAGTCGACCCTCGCCGGCTTCTTCTTTGAAACATGGGACACAAAAAAGGTTTCTCGTCGTTACCAAAGCGTCTCCGGGAACTGGCGCCCTCCCATCAACTCCTCCCTCTCGTTCCTGCCGCGATGCGAGAAACTCCACATATTGGACTGCTGCAATGGCCTCCTCCTCTGTAAGTGCTGGCAGGACACTGATCGCAAGATACTTGATTACGTGGTGTGCAATCCGGCCACCGAGAAGTGGGTGGTCGTGCCTGCCACAAACTGGTCCAGCAAGTTGTACAAAGCTCACCTGGGGTTCGATCCAGTGGTCTCATCACACTTCCATGTTTTTGAGTTCGTACCTACCTATGTCTGGGATGGGGATAAGAGTGGTGATCATAGTCAAAGATACATCAAAGTGGTGGGAATCTACTCTTCCAAAGCTGGAGTTTGGACACGTCAGCGCGCATGGGACCTTCCAATTGAAACAGTCCACTTTATAGGTAGCGCATTTTTGACCGGGATCCTGTATTTAACTTCCAATAATGATTTGGTTGCGACCGTTGACGTGGATGGAAATTGCAGTTCCGTTCGTGTTCCTAAACCACACTGTCCCGGTTGTGCTTATGATGTTTATGTATCACGGGGCCATTTGTATATCGCAAATTGTGATGCTTCTGAAATATCAATCTGGGTTTTAGAAGATTTTAGCACTGCAAAATGGACATTGAAGCTCAATGTCAGCTACGAGCTACTGTTTGGAACAAGGTATTCAAGCCATGATGATCATTGCTGTGTTATCTCAGCTCACCCAGAACATAATGTCATATTCATAATTGTAAAATATACTTTGTATTGGCGTTCACTGGTGGAACTATTTTCCTACGAAATGGATTCTAAGGAGCTGCGTTTGATATGTGATCTTGGACGGGAATCCAGCTTCCCTTATCTTTCATACGTTCCATTGTTCTCAGAGTCATTGGCAGATGAACACTAA